Proteins encoded by one window of Salvia splendens isolate huo1 chromosome 14, SspV2, whole genome shotgun sequence:
- the LOC121764242 gene encoding uncharacterized protein LOC121764242 has translation MEPPDQTCIKLNKDGSFMEATNKAGGGGIIRDHSGNMLVAFCTPLDAHSALEAELMPMIQGLDIAKDFGLPIWLESDAEQAIKLINGMVWGSACVRQVVAKLSLLKRQLKFRATFIHREGNKAADLLARKGLEQDTDLRMQHNSASRDLLDLILRDAMGVHHIRDLEGDEH, from the coding sequence atggaaccccccgacCAAACGTGCATTAAACTCAACAAGGACGGGTCCTTCATGGAAGCAACCAACAAAGCAGGAGGAGGAGGAATCATACGGGATCATTCGGGCAATATGCTTGTAGCCTTTTGTACGCCCCTGGATGCACACTCGGCCCTGGAGGCTGAGCTAATGCCCATGATCCAAGGCCTGGACATTGCCAAGGACTTCGGATTACCAATTTGGCTCGAATCAGATGccgagcaagcaatcaaattgatCAATGGAATGGTTTGGGGGTCGGCATGTGTTAGGCAAGTCGTGGCAAAATTGAGCCTGCTCAAGCgtcaactcaaattccgagccacgtTCATACACCGGGAGGGAAACAAAGCGGCGGATCTCCTTGCTCGAAAGGGCCTAGAGCAAGACACTGACCTAAGAATGCAACACAATTCAGCATCGAGAGATCTCTTGGACCTCATCCTACGGGATGCAATGGGAGTCCACCACATTAGGGACCTCGAAGGAGACGAACACTAG